A part of Nesterenkonia lutea genomic DNA contains:
- the istB gene encoding IS21-like element helper ATPase IstB produces MKTPTIGRVWEDLAEIAREQGWSHEEYLAAVLERQVADREANGTALRIQTAKFPAIKTLEDFNTDYQPGLRRDVLAHLQNTSFVPKAENVILLGPPGVGKTHLGIGLGIKACQAGYPALFDTAAGWVNRLSDAHQRHGGLDQELKRLRRYRLLIIDELGYLPFDADAANLFFQLVAARYEQGSLLITSNLSFGRWGEIFSDDTVAAAMIDRLVHHAEVLTLDGESYRTRSRRELIETTTSRTP; encoded by the coding sequence ATGAAGACTCCCACGATCGGCAGGGTCTGGGAAGACCTCGCCGAGATTGCCCGGGAGCAGGGCTGGTCCCACGAGGAATACCTCGCTGCTGTCTTGGAGCGCCAAGTCGCTGATCGAGAGGCCAACGGCACCGCTCTGCGGATCCAGACCGCGAAGTTCCCCGCGATCAAGACCCTCGAGGACTTCAACACCGACTATCAGCCCGGCCTGCGCCGTGACGTGCTGGCTCATCTGCAGAACACGAGCTTCGTGCCCAAGGCAGAGAACGTCATCCTGCTGGGACCCCCAGGGGTGGGTAAGACTCATCTGGGCATCGGGCTAGGAATCAAGGCCTGCCAGGCCGGGTACCCGGCGCTCTTCGACACTGCTGCGGGGTGGGTCAACCGGCTCAGCGACGCGCATCAGCGCCACGGTGGTCTGGATCAGGAGCTCAAAAGGCTTCGCAGGTACCGGCTGTTGATCATTGATGAGCTCGGCTATCTGCCCTTCGATGCTGATGCGGCGAATCTGTTCTTCCAACTGGTCGCTGCCCGCTATGAACAGGGGTCTTTGCTGATCACGAGCAACCTCTCCTTCGGCAGGTGGGGTGAGATCTTCAGCGATGACACCGTCGCGGCGGCGATGATCGATCGGCTGGTCCATCACGCGGAGGTCCTCACCCTCGATGGAGAGTCCTACCGCACACGGAGCCGCCGCGAGCTCATCGAGACCACTACCTCTAGAACCCCGTAA
- the istA gene encoding IS21 family transposase — protein sequence MITVEDWAEIRRLHFAESMPKKQIAEKLGVSRTTVYKALESSGPPKYQREPKGSIADEYVPEIHKLLKDTPRMPATVIAERIGWEHSMTVLKDKVRELRPLYTGVDPADRLVHRPGEAAQFDLWFPEPQIPVGFGQTRTLPVLVMTLTFSRFLTATMLPSRQSGDLLAGMWQLISGVGAVSKSLIWDREAAIAPKGRPLPPLQAFAGTTATKMVIAPPRDPEFKGMTERNNGYFETSFLPGRSFASPQDFNTQISTWITGRANQRMIRSLGDRPVNVLGRDLAAMTALPPSPPSTGFSHQVRLARDYYLRIDANDYSVDPRFIGRLVQVTATLDRVVAVCDGEIAADHRRCWARAQVITDPAHVGTAKAMRAHYNDTVRHQVRGTKDTEVAYRPLSVYDELFGLTHTTVPADDHRSAA from the coding sequence ATGATCACTGTGGAAGATTGGGCTGAAATCCGTCGGCTACATTTTGCCGAGTCCATGCCGAAGAAGCAGATCGCTGAGAAGCTCGGGGTCTCCCGAACCACTGTCTATAAGGCCTTGGAATCCAGTGGACCTCCGAAGTACCAGCGCGAACCTAAGGGCTCGATCGCCGACGAGTACGTCCCAGAGATCCACAAGCTGCTCAAAGACACTCCCCGGATGCCAGCGACGGTGATCGCTGAACGGATCGGGTGGGAACACTCGATGACGGTGCTCAAAGACAAGGTCCGGGAACTGCGCCCCCTCTACACCGGGGTCGATCCGGCTGACCGATTGGTCCACCGCCCTGGGGAAGCCGCTCAGTTTGATCTATGGTTCCCCGAACCTCAGATCCCGGTCGGTTTCGGACAGACCCGCACCTTGCCGGTGCTGGTGATGACCCTGACGTTCTCGAGATTCCTGACCGCCACGATGCTGCCCTCGCGGCAGTCCGGCGACCTGCTGGCCGGGATGTGGCAGCTGATCAGCGGAGTCGGAGCGGTCTCGAAGTCCTTGATCTGGGACCGTGAAGCTGCGATCGCCCCCAAGGGCAGACCGCTGCCGCCGTTGCAGGCCTTCGCGGGGACCACCGCGACGAAGATGGTGATCGCTCCACCCAGGGACCCGGAGTTCAAGGGCATGACCGAGCGCAACAACGGGTACTTCGAGACCAGCTTCCTGCCCGGCCGATCCTTCGCTTCACCGCAAGATTTCAACACCCAGATCAGCACGTGGATCACTGGCCGGGCCAATCAGCGCATGATCCGCAGCCTCGGGGACAGACCGGTCAACGTCCTGGGCCGAGATCTGGCGGCGATGACCGCGCTACCGCCCTCCCCACCTTCGACAGGTTTCTCGCACCAGGTGCGTCTGGCCCGGGACTACTATCTGCGGATCGATGCGAATGACTACTCGGTGGATCCGCGGTTCATCGGTCGGTTGGTCCAGGTCACCGCGACCTTGGACCGGGTGGTGGCCGTGTGTGACGGTGAGATCGCTGCTGATCACCGGCGGTGCTGGGCCCGAGCCCAGGTGATCACAGACCCGGCTCATGTGGGCACCGCGAAGGCCATGCGGGCTCATTACAACGACACCGTGCGCCACCAGGTGCGCGGGACCAAGGACACTGAGGTGGCCTACCGGCCGCTGAGCGTCTATGACGAGCTTTTCGGACTCACCCACACCACGGTGCCGGCTGATGATCACAGGAGTGCCGCATGA
- a CDS encoding NAD(P)-dependent oxidoreductase yields MSHITILGGTGYAGRHIAAEAVSRGHDVVVVARRAPENQLDGVSCVTGDATNQDFLADLVSKTEVVIFTLAPRGDMLGKVVQVARKLIPLAAQHGVRLGVLGGAGSLKVSEDGPRLIDTDAFPAEFKPESTEMIEVLEDLRAAEDSLQWFYISPAAGFGGYNPGERKGTYRTGGDILISDDDGKSDLSGADLGIAFVDEVEEPQHRNARFAVAY; encoded by the coding sequence ATGTCGCACATCACCATCCTGGGTGGAACTGGTTATGCAGGCCGTCACATCGCTGCCGAGGCGGTTTCCCGGGGTCATGACGTGGTCGTGGTGGCCCGCCGCGCCCCGGAGAACCAGCTCGATGGAGTCAGCTGCGTGACCGGAGATGCCACGAACCAGGACTTCCTGGCGGACCTCGTGTCCAAGACCGAAGTGGTCATCTTCACGCTCGCTCCGCGCGGGGACATGCTCGGCAAGGTGGTCCAGGTGGCCCGGAAGCTGATCCCGCTCGCCGCCCAGCACGGCGTGCGACTCGGAGTGCTCGGCGGGGCCGGGTCGCTGAAGGTCTCCGAAGACGGACCGCGGCTGATCGACACAGACGCCTTCCCTGCGGAGTTCAAGCCCGAGTCCACCGAGATGATCGAGGTCCTGGAGGACCTTCGTGCTGCCGAGGACTCGCTTCAATGGTTCTACATCAGCCCCGCAGCGGGCTTCGGCGGATACAACCCCGGGGAGCGCAAAGGTACCTATCGGACTGGTGGGGACATCCTGATCAGCGACGACGACGGCAAGTCTGATCTCTCCGGAGCGGACCTCGGGATCGCATTCGTGGATGAGGTGGAGGAGCCGCAGCACCGGAATGCACGCTTCGCCGTGGCGTACTGA
- a CDS encoding SRPBCC family protein — protein sequence MPITSVTKDADALTMTVVAEFHATVERLWEAYADPRQLEQFWGPPEWPATFTRHDLFPGGRSHYWMTGPDGTRSAGYWEFLAVDPGRSFEVTDGFADEHWSPSPEMPSMRMRLEFDETAEGSRLTTTTWFNSTADYHQLIEMGMEEGMAAAMGQIDAVLEDLSSFAAGKGVQTQVLSDVQVRITRVIRGTPEQVRQAHRDPDLLRRWLLGPEGWRMSECQVAQQVGDPYRFAWEKEEDGSEGFALYGELKELDEPYREVTTESMEGIPGEPTLNEQTLTPVAGGTLLTLVITYPSAEVRDIVLGTGMTEGMETSYARLEEVLTASPRT from the coding sequence ATGCCCATCACCTCAGTCACCAAGGACGCCGATGCGCTGACCATGACCGTGGTCGCCGAATTTCACGCCACAGTCGAGCGGCTGTGGGAGGCCTACGCGGACCCGCGCCAGCTCGAGCAGTTCTGGGGCCCCCCGGAGTGGCCCGCCACGTTCACCCGGCACGACCTGTTTCCCGGAGGACGGTCCCACTATTGGATGACCGGCCCGGACGGCACGCGCTCGGCCGGGTATTGGGAGTTTCTCGCGGTGGACCCAGGCCGCTCTTTCGAGGTCACTGACGGATTCGCGGATGAGCACTGGAGTCCAAGCCCAGAGATGCCGAGCATGCGCATGCGACTGGAATTCGACGAGACAGCCGAAGGCTCACGGCTGACCACCACCACCTGGTTCAACTCCACTGCCGATTACCACCAGCTGATCGAGATGGGCATGGAAGAAGGCATGGCCGCGGCCATGGGACAGATCGACGCCGTGCTGGAGGACCTCTCCTCGTTCGCGGCGGGCAAGGGGGTCCAGACTCAGGTGCTGAGCGACGTTCAGGTACGCATCACGCGCGTCATCCGAGGCACCCCCGAGCAGGTGCGACAGGCCCACCGCGATCCGGACCTGCTGCGACGATGGCTCCTGGGTCCGGAAGGTTGGCGGATGTCTGAGTGCCAGGTGGCGCAACAGGTCGGTGATCCCTACCGCTTCGCCTGGGAGAAGGAGGAGGACGGTTCGGAGGGATTCGCGCTCTACGGCGAGCTCAAGGAGCTGGACGAGCCCTACCGGGAGGTCACCACTGAGTCCATGGAGGGCATTCCCGGGGAACCCACCCTCAACGAACAGACGCTGACACCGGTCGCCGGCGGCACGCTGCTCACCCTGGTGATCACCTACCCCAGCGCCGAGGTGCGCGACATCGTCCTGGGCACCGGAATGACCGAGGGCATGGAGACCAGCTACGCGAGGCTGGAGGAGGTGTTGACCGCCTCCCCGCGCACCTGA
- a CDS encoding ArsR/SmtB family transcription factor: MVTHFEKSPTFSDDQVDRIFRALADATRRDIVRRTLGEEATVSALAALYEMSFAAVQKHVSVLEAADLITKRQQGRERLVRGNPDTIRAAQTLLDDFELIWQGRISRLDTLLEEEPR, encoded by the coding sequence ATGGTTACACATTTCGAGAAGTCGCCGACCTTCAGTGACGACCAGGTGGACCGGATCTTCCGAGCCCTTGCCGACGCCACTCGAAGGGACATCGTCAGGCGCACGCTGGGAGAAGAAGCAACTGTCTCCGCCCTCGCCGCGCTCTATGAGATGTCCTTCGCCGCCGTGCAGAAACACGTCAGCGTCCTTGAAGCCGCAGATCTGATCACCAAGCGCCAACAGGGGCGCGAACGACTGGTCCGCGGAAACCCCGACACCATTCGAGCAGCCCAGACGCTGCTGGATGACTTCGAGCTCATCTGGCAGGGCCGCATCTCCCGCCTGGACACCCTCTTGGAGGAGGAGCCCAGGTGA
- a CDS encoding LysR family transcriptional regulator, with the protein MLNPHRLRVLQSVIATGSIQGAARSLHYSPATVSQHMNTLSQETGLTLFERSGRGLLPTQAGLSLAQGSTAALQGLDELDRLVESMRHGRSRHLVIASFTSAAKEWLPRVVATLRATEPELTVQISLNEPYAEKAGTAVDIDIRNESPLEPEEHFTGYLRQRLRDEDFAVVLPAGHDLAEADVVEVHQLADQMWVDPDIKDSPNSRMIHTACQAAGFVPQFAARLDDHNAALALVAAGLGVTVLPHLALRSLPPGTVLRPLRNPTVRRRIVAHVKQDRAADPLVAAALEILRAESAEPAE; encoded by the coding sequence ATGTTGAATCCGCATCGTCTTCGCGTGCTCCAGTCGGTCATTGCCACCGGCTCGATCCAGGGCGCCGCCCGGAGTCTGCACTACTCCCCCGCCACCGTGAGTCAGCACATGAACACCCTCAGCCAGGAGACCGGACTGACGCTCTTCGAACGCAGCGGCCGGGGACTCCTTCCGACCCAGGCTGGACTGTCGCTGGCACAGGGCAGCACAGCAGCGCTGCAGGGACTCGACGAGCTGGACCGCCTCGTGGAGAGCATGCGTCACGGGCGGTCGCGACACCTCGTGATCGCCAGCTTCACCTCCGCCGCCAAGGAGTGGCTGCCCCGCGTGGTCGCGACGCTTCGGGCCACGGAGCCGGAGCTGACGGTTCAGATCAGCTTGAACGAGCCATACGCGGAGAAGGCCGGCACCGCGGTGGACATCGACATCCGCAATGAATCCCCGCTGGAGCCCGAGGAGCATTTCACGGGCTACCTGCGCCAGCGGCTCCGGGACGAGGACTTCGCCGTCGTCCTTCCCGCCGGGCACGATCTGGCCGAAGCCGACGTCGTCGAGGTTCACCAGCTCGCTGACCAGATGTGGGTGGATCCCGACATCAAGGACAGTCCCAACTCTCGGATGATCCACACCGCCTGCCAGGCTGCTGGATTCGTGCCCCAGTTCGCAGCTCGGCTGGATGACCACAATGCGGCGCTGGCGCTGGTGGCCGCGGGCCTGGGGGTCACGGTGCTTCCACATCTGGCGCTGCGCAGCCTCCCTCCCGGCACCGTGCTGCGCCCGCTGCGCAACCCCACAGTGCGGCGTCGGATAGTGGCACATGTGAAGCAGGATCGCGCGGCAGACCCGCTGGTGGCCGCAGCCCTGGAGATCCTCCGTGCTGAATCCGCGGAACCGGCGGAATAG
- a CDS encoding LysE family translocator, translated as MTLSSYLGLLAVSAILAITPGQDTMLALRNALLSRRAGLGAATGSSVAALIWAALAATGLAALFQASPVAYELLSLVGGLYVIFLGVRAMRSARIMLRSPSRTAVVPALVGAPHDAQAPETARDTSDFTADESSAGGARPRRGATTFRATFVVGLASCMTNPKVGLFFLALFPQFTPVGASPVFAIGVLGGTVAASMWLYLIGVVLLVDAANTWLSNPRVTGRIEMGSGLTLAGLGIYLSVTGVLGLLG; from the coding sequence GTGACACTCTCCAGCTACCTCGGTCTGCTCGCCGTCTCCGCCATCCTTGCGATCACGCCCGGCCAGGACACCATGCTCGCGCTGCGCAACGCGCTGCTCTCTCGCCGAGCGGGCCTCGGGGCGGCCACCGGATCCTCCGTGGCGGCTCTGATCTGGGCCGCTCTCGCGGCCACCGGTCTGGCGGCACTGTTCCAGGCCTCCCCGGTGGCCTATGAGCTGCTGAGCCTGGTCGGCGGGCTCTATGTCATCTTCCTCGGAGTCCGGGCCATGCGCAGCGCCCGGATCATGCTGAGATCACCTTCGCGGACCGCCGTCGTCCCCGCTCTCGTCGGTGCCCCGCATGACGCGCAGGCTCCTGAGACCGCCCGGGACACTTCAGATTTCACTGCGGATGAATCCTCCGCCGGGGGAGCACGTCCCCGGCGTGGTGCAACGACGTTCCGCGCCACCTTCGTCGTCGGGCTAGCGAGCTGCATGACCAACCCGAAGGTGGGCCTGTTCTTCCTGGCGCTCTTCCCGCAGTTCACGCCGGTGGGCGCCTCCCCGGTCTTCGCCATCGGGGTGCTGGGTGGGACTGTGGCCGCAAGCATGTGGCTCTACCTGATCGGCGTCGTCCTGCTGGTCGATGCGGCGAACACCTGGCTCTCGAACCCGCGGGTCACCGGACGCATCGAGATGGGCAGCGGACTGACCCTGGCTGGACTGGGGATCTATCTCAGCGTCACCGGAGTGCTGGGGCTGCTCGGCTGA
- the argS gene encoding arginine--tRNA ligase gives MTPEELSAVVKSVLAQAVEAGELTVELPETVVVERPKNREHGDWSTAIALQLAKKAGMAPRQFAEILGDRLQQVPGVERIEIAGPGFINITVEAAAAGLLARTIVEAGDTFGHNEALAGRTVNVEFVSANPTGPLHIGHTRWAALGDAIGRLLRASGAEVANEYYVNDAGNQMNVFGHSVLSRIHGEDVPSGGYPGAYVIELAEEILTARPDVKDMPRDEALPIVRELGYQAQMGQIKDTLEAFGVHFDVFFSEQALHSEGKVAAAIETLREQGHVEDRDGAVWLRTTDFGDDKDRVLFKADGEPTYFAADAAYYLSKRERGFTEKIYLLGADHHGYVSRLRAIAACAGDDPQHNIEVLIGQLMSIKGAKLSKRAGNIIELKDLIEWLGTDALRYTLARFPADSPIDVDPELLQSRTNDNPVFYVQYAHARSRNAARNAEAAGVHRESFEAGLLTHETEEELLSQLGRFTSVVASAAELREPHRVARYLESLASAYHGWYAVCRVAPSISPDGVQDPVTDLNRTRLWLNDATAQVLRNGLALLGVTAPERM, from the coding sequence GTGACTCCTGAAGAACTCTCCGCCGTTGTCAAGAGCGTGCTCGCCCAAGCTGTCGAAGCCGGTGAGCTGACCGTCGAGCTCCCCGAGACCGTCGTCGTCGAGCGCCCCAAGAATCGTGAGCATGGTGATTGGTCCACTGCGATCGCCCTGCAGCTGGCCAAGAAGGCCGGCATGGCCCCGCGCCAGTTCGCCGAGATCCTCGGCGACCGACTTCAGCAGGTGCCCGGGGTGGAGCGCATCGAGATCGCCGGCCCCGGGTTCATCAACATCACGGTGGAGGCCGCCGCCGCCGGGCTTCTGGCGCGGACCATCGTGGAGGCCGGGGACACCTTCGGGCACAACGAGGCGCTGGCCGGGCGCACGGTCAACGTCGAATTCGTCTCCGCGAACCCGACCGGTCCGCTGCACATCGGACATACCCGCTGGGCCGCGCTGGGCGACGCCATCGGCCGGCTGCTGCGCGCCTCCGGAGCCGAGGTCGCCAACGAGTACTACGTCAACGACGCCGGAAACCAGATGAACGTCTTCGGCCACTCGGTGCTCTCCCGCATCCACGGTGAGGACGTCCCGTCCGGCGGCTATCCGGGCGCCTACGTGATCGAGCTCGCCGAGGAGATCCTCACCGCCCGCCCGGACGTGAAGGACATGCCCCGGGACGAGGCGCTGCCGATCGTGCGCGAGCTGGGATACCAGGCGCAGATGGGCCAGATCAAGGACACTCTGGAGGCCTTCGGCGTCCACTTCGACGTCTTCTTCTCCGAACAGGCCCTGCACTCCGAGGGCAAGGTCGCGGCCGCGATCGAGACCCTGCGCGAGCAGGGCCACGTCGAGGATCGTGACGGCGCCGTCTGGCTGCGCACCACCGACTTCGGTGATGACAAGGACCGGGTGCTGTTCAAGGCCGACGGCGAACCCACCTACTTCGCCGCAGACGCCGCCTACTACCTCTCCAAGCGCGAGCGTGGCTTCACCGAGAAGATCTACCTGCTCGGCGCCGACCACCACGGTTACGTCTCGCGGCTGCGGGCCATCGCCGCCTGCGCCGGTGACGACCCGCAGCACAACATCGAGGTGCTGATCGGGCAGCTGATGTCCATCAAGGGCGCCAAGCTCTCCAAGCGCGCGGGCAACATCATCGAGCTCAAGGACCTGATCGAGTGGCTGGGCACCGATGCGCTGCGCTATACGCTGGCCCGCTTCCCGGCAGACTCGCCCATCGACGTGGACCCGGAGCTGCTGCAGTCCAGGACCAACGACAATCCGGTGTTCTACGTCCAGTACGCACACGCCCGCTCCCGCAACGCCGCCCGCAACGCCGAGGCCGCCGGAGTGCACCGCGAGTCCTTCGAAGCGGGACTGCTCACCCACGAGACCGAGGAGGAGCTGCTCTCCCAGCTGGGACGCTTCACCTCGGTGGTGGCCTCGGCCGCGGAGCTGCGCGAACCCCATCGGGTGGCGCGCTATCTCGAGTCCCTGGCCAGCGCCTACCACGGCTGGTACGCCGTATGCCGGGTCGCCCCCAGCATCAGCCCCGACGGCGTGCAGGACCCGGTGACCGATCTGAACCGCACCCGGCTCTGGCTCAACGATGCCACGGCACAGGTGCTGCGCAACGGGCTGGCACTGCTGGGCGTCACCGCGCCCGAAAGGATGTGA
- a CDS encoding diaminopimelate decarboxylase family protein — MAPAWLTPPRDTDDLEAALLPADAHRDDVGRLVLGGVDVETLAEEYGTPLYVLSEADFRARARSFREAFTAAFAPEADVDVFYAGKAFLSTHVARWAAEEGLGVDTASGGELALALAGGVPAERIGLHGNNKSDAEIQRALDAGIGRIIADSLDELERISVLAVAAGTRAPVMLRLTPGVHASTHEYIATAHEDQKFGLSLTPATAMPGGAEAAAEVPGGAEAAAQVSAEADASGAVTETNPYLGSPAWTAASRALELPGIELRGLHAHIGSQIFEPTGFELAATKLISFLASLRAAHGVELAELDLGGGHGIAYTEADAPRHPEAIAQTLAATVKQACAAHRLRVPRISIEPGRAIVGPAGVTLYRVGVQKNVQVEAPDGSTTSRRYVAVDGGMSDNARGVLYDAEYSAVLASRRITGEHALSRIVGKHCESGDIVVRNVYLPTATARDDLLAVPATGAYCHSLSSNYNYLTRPAVVAVKDGVSQVLIRRETEQGMLGRDTGFAAD; from the coding sequence CTGGCCCCGGCCTGGCTCACCCCGCCCCGCGACACCGACGACCTCGAGGCAGCGCTGCTCCCCGCCGACGCACACCGCGACGACGTCGGCCGCCTGGTCCTCGGAGGTGTGGACGTCGAGACCCTCGCCGAAGAGTACGGGACTCCGCTCTATGTGCTCTCCGAGGCTGACTTCCGCGCCCGGGCGCGGAGCTTCCGGGAAGCCTTCACGGCAGCCTTCGCCCCCGAGGCCGACGTGGACGTGTTCTATGCCGGCAAGGCCTTCCTGAGCACCCATGTCGCCCGCTGGGCCGCCGAGGAGGGGCTGGGTGTGGACACGGCCTCCGGGGGCGAGCTCGCGCTCGCGCTGGCCGGCGGCGTGCCGGCCGAGCGCATCGGACTGCACGGGAACAACAAGTCCGACGCCGAGATCCAGCGCGCACTCGATGCCGGGATCGGACGGATCATCGCCGACTCTCTCGACGAGCTCGAGCGCATCTCCGTCCTGGCTGTGGCAGCCGGCACCCGCGCACCGGTGATGCTGCGGCTGACCCCCGGGGTGCATGCCTCCACCCACGAGTACATCGCCACCGCACATGAGGACCAGAAGTTCGGCCTCTCGCTCACCCCGGCCACCGCGATGCCCGGCGGAGCCGAGGCCGCAGCGGAGGTGCCCGGCGGAGCCGAGGCCGCGGCACAGGTCTCAGCGGAGGCCGACGCGTCCGGTGCGGTGACAGAGACCAACCCCTACCTGGGCTCCCCGGCATGGACCGCCGCGTCCCGAGCACTCGAGCTGCCCGGCATCGAACTCCGCGGCCTGCATGCCCACATCGGCTCGCAGATCTTCGAACCGACCGGATTCGAGCTCGCGGCAACCAAGCTCATCAGCTTCCTGGCCAGCCTGCGCGCTGCCCACGGCGTCGAACTGGCCGAGCTGGACCTGGGCGGGGGCCACGGCATCGCCTATACCGAGGCAGATGCGCCGCGACATCCCGAAGCCATCGCCCAGACTCTGGCCGCCACGGTGAAACAGGCCTGCGCCGCGCACCGACTGCGCGTCCCGCGGATCTCGATCGAGCCTGGCCGGGCGATCGTCGGACCCGCCGGAGTGACCCTCTACCGGGTCGGCGTGCAGAAGAACGTGCAGGTCGAGGCCCCCGACGGCTCGACCACCTCGCGCCGCTATGTGGCAGTGGACGGCGGCATGAGCGACAACGCCCGCGGGGTGCTCTACGACGCCGAGTACTCCGCCGTGCTGGCCTCGCGCCGGATCACCGGGGAGCATGCCCTGTCTCGCATCGTGGGCAAACACTGCGAGTCCGGCGACATCGTCGTGCGAAACGTATACTTGCCGACGGCGACGGCCCGGGATGATCTCCTTGCCGTTCCCGCCACCGGAGCGTACTGCCACTCGCTGTCGAGCAACTACAACTACCTGACTCGCCCAGCGGTGGTCGCCGTCAAAGACGGCGTCTCCCAGGTGCTCATCCGCCGGGAGACCGAGCAGGGCATGCTCGGACGCGACACCGGCTTCGCCGCGGACTGA
- a CDS encoding homoserine dehydrogenase, giving the protein MSNATASGEPLKIGLLGAGNVGAQVARTLVEERELISSRVGAPIKLIGIAVRDVQAPRDWKIPGELLTTDAEALVDQADLIIELMGGLEPAGALIERALRSGTAVVTGNKALLAVRGGELSSFAAESGALLRFEASVGGAIPILRPIQESLSGDRITKVMGIVNGTTNYILDQMDSTGAAFDDALAEAQRLGYAESDPTADVEGHDAAAKAAILGALAFHAPFSIDDVYCEGITAVSAADIEAAAASGYVIKLLAIVEKNDDGAILRVHPTLLPRTHPLASVRGAFNAVFVVAENAGELMFYGQGAGGLPTSSAILGDVVSVARRLHGDSAHPVSADTNGKWESVRALPVDEARTQYYIDMEVADREGVIAEVAQVLADHHVSIESMRQPGSVSIDGEVDTEAARVRGAVVQIVTHLAREKDLHDTVVTLKGLDVVRAVNSVLRVEVEQ; this is encoded by the coding sequence ATGTCCAACGCGACGGCCAGCGGCGAGCCGCTGAAGATCGGTCTGCTCGGCGCAGGCAATGTCGGTGCGCAGGTTGCTCGCACCTTGGTCGAAGAGCGTGAGCTCATCTCCTCCCGTGTGGGCGCCCCGATCAAGCTGATCGGCATCGCCGTCCGCGACGTGCAGGCCCCGCGGGACTGGAAGATCCCCGGCGAGCTGCTGACCACCGACGCCGAGGCTCTGGTGGACCAGGCAGATCTCATCATCGAGCTCATGGGCGGCCTCGAGCCCGCCGGGGCCCTGATCGAACGCGCCCTGCGCTCGGGCACCGCGGTGGTCACCGGCAACAAGGCGCTGCTCGCGGTCCGCGGGGGAGAGCTGAGCAGCTTCGCCGCCGAATCCGGAGCGCTGCTGCGCTTCGAGGCCTCCGTCGGCGGAGCCATCCCCATCCTGCGTCCGATCCAGGAGTCGCTCTCCGGCGATCGCATCACCAAGGTGATGGGCATCGTCAACGGCACGACCAACTACATCCTGGATCAGATGGACTCCACCGGCGCCGCCTTCGACGACGCCCTGGCCGAGGCCCAGCGCCTGGGCTATGCCGAGTCAGATCCGACGGCCGACGTCGAGGGCCATGACGCCGCGGCCAAGGCCGCCATCCTCGGGGCACTGGCCTTCCACGCGCCCTTCAGCATCGACGACGTCTACTGCGAGGGGATCACCGCCGTCTCGGCAGCCGATATCGAGGCCGCCGCCGCCTCCGGCTATGTGATCAAGCTGCTCGCCATCGTGGAGAAGAACGACGACGGCGCGATCCTGCGCGTGCATCCCACCCTGCTGCCGCGCACTCATCCGCTGGCGAGCGTCCGAGGGGCCTTCAACGCGGTCTTCGTGGTCGCCGAGAACGCCGGAGAGCTCATGTTCTACGGTCAGGGCGCCGGTGGGCTGCCCACCTCCTCGGCGATCCTGGGCGATGTGGTCTCCGTGGCCCGCCGGCTGCACGGCGATTCCGCGCATCCAGTATCCGCCGACACCAATGGCAAGTGGGAGAGCGTGCGGGCGCTGCCGGTGGATGAGGCCCGCACGCAGTACTACATCGATATGGAGGTCGCGGATCGGGAAGGCGTGATCGCAGAGGTGGCACAGGTCCTGGCGGACCATCACGTCTCCATCGAATCCATGCGCCAGCCCGGCAGCGTCTCGATCGACGGCGAGGTTGACACCGAGGCCGCGCGCGTTCGTGGCGCCGTCGTCCAGATCGTCACGCACCTGGCTCGCGAGAAGGACCTGCACGACACCGTGGTCACGCTCAAGGGACTCGACGTGGTCCGCGCCGTGAACTCGGTGCTTCGCGTCGAGGTCGAACAGTAG